From Malaya genurostris strain Urasoe2022 chromosome 2, Malgen_1.1, whole genome shotgun sequence:
taaggacagagggtcgcgtgttgagttttaaatcgaccacgtggcgcgctcaattccctttgcgcatcgtatttcttttGTACTCTCGCGTATATgggcaaactgtaccgggttgccagcatacatgttattatttggatgaaaaattttatcacataaaCTCGAACATTACATAGATTCCAATGAAccatgaaaataaaattcaactttcacaaagattgaatgcgaaacaaaaaatgtgtttatatatgAAACGTCTGAAACGTCTGtgtgagccaattttatttctctctccctcTTCAGAATGCTACCAGGaaaccaaagcaaaaaaaaaatggcggaggcaTTGAAACAGACtttgtttcacaaaaaaatacaagactttatttttatcgcgataatatatatgtttttatgtactaatcgcatctaaactaaattatctagactttgttacggtagatttatgatacaagccatcaaagccgagatattcgatgaacaagtagaggtatgcatttccaagcgctccaattttcagcagttcttcagtcagaaaaaaatacaacacgaccgctaatcttaatgaatcattctgaaaatttcacagaatattctcaattaAATTTcggagacattgtcaggtgggtttttctatattctgcaccgtttccaagaaaatataatttgaaacgggaaaatagcaaaaaacctaccactttacggtactgtcctcagcccttaatctcGTTTCCAGAACAAAAACGAAGAAATGGAAGGATTTCAATATCTGTATTATTACGAATCAGAGCAAATTTGCTCTAGTGACATGTGTATGGTTCACAATATCAAATGCAAATGGCTTATTGCGGAAATAGTTGATATAGTAATAAACATCCATTTCATTTGGTAATTCTACCGACAATTACTTTATTGACATTGTTTCTATACAAAGTTACAGatattgaaaggtcttacaaattAAACTGTATAATGACGCTTACAGATAcatcaaacattttattacttTTTTCTTTCTGTCCACTAAATGCAATCTAAAAAAGCATATCTTTAGGTTCAAAACAGAACGCGTTTCTAGTACAATAACCGAAATTATGTTAATAATGATTACGAATACAATAAATTAAAGCTTCAGTCCATCGAATATTTTTGGCGGCAACACATTCATACAAAATATAGGTATTGTtgaataacaaaaacaaaaataaacaactcGTACAGTACGCTTATTCTAGCTATAATCCACGGTTATAAAATACGAAATACCTACATCGATGTTTTAATGATTGTTATTTTTGGGTAGTGTAAAGTCGTTATAAATTTTTCACCTACTGGCTAATCATTGAAATTACTGGAACCGACTAGGTAATGGTAATGAATCTGTTATATTTGTCACATTTCAATATGCCAACATGGTTCATGAGATTAAGAAACTGGAGAGTAACATTATGTACTTAATATTTCTCCACGTGGTTTGCGACTCCATTCACCTGTTGCAACTTGTTCGAATCTTCCTCGCAGCCACTCTGCATTGCCTTTGGTGGAATGTAGTAGAACCAAGCCCCGAAAAAGAATAAGATTGAACATACTTTTCCAATCAGTGCTAGCAGAAGCATGTATCTGAAAATGATAAGCTGTAATCATTCCGAATTCATTGATATTATGGATTTAATACGTACTTGCTCATAAATGCATTGTCATATACCAGACAAGCTCCGTGATCATCACACGATTCCTGCCACAGGATGCACGTCTCGTCAATCAGTCGGCCGAAAATCATCGGTGCCGGGATGGTACCCAGCACTCTTACCTTTATCCACTGAATTCCAAGTGCGAATGAACGCTGGTCATCGTGAACACAACGCAACGTGCTCGAGAGAGCCGGCATCGTAGCCAAGAATGTGAAAAACATCACCAGAAAACAGAGAATCACGAACATCCACAGGTGGTTGCATTGTGACTCACACATCGTGTTCACCGCGTCGTAACTTCGGTACGGTTCATTTTCGCCGAACGTAGCATTAATACAGGCACAGTCCTTGTAGACCTTCGTGTTCTCCAGATTCACCTCTTCGGTGCATCCCGCGTGACAGGGAGAGTAGTACATAACCCCATCCGCTCCGCAAATTGGTTCGTAGTTCATTTTACTGCACGAGCATTTACTGTTGCACGCATTGTCCAGAGTCTTCGGCAAAACGAAGATCTCCGTCGAACGTGCCACCGGTGTACGGAGATTCTCCTGCGGGAAGTACGGAGCCGTAACACCGGCAAAGATCAAATTCGGACAGGACAGGAAAAAGCAAACTGTAAACAAAGCCGCGAATATTGTGGCGAACAAACAAAAACGGATGATACCGGAACAGCTGAGGTTTAGCTTCTTCACCAGGTAGCCCCCAAGAAAGGTACCGCCACCGCCGGCCGGAACGGTTATGATACCTATAAGGATaacaaaaattaactttattgaaGGTCCTAACTATAGATTTTAAACCGAATTCAATATCTATATATGCTTTCACTCGTTAATGACGTCAAAAGTTTTATATAaaactaaagtattattaaatATTAAGAAAATATCCGACTTTAGTCAAAGAAAACCTATGGTttataaacaaaaatcaatgaataagggattgaaaacaattttatttttaaccATTTTAGTCTGTTTAGAGTGGAGCGAAATTAAAGTTCTAAGAAGAGACAATTTAACGAAAAAGGGGAAAATATGCTATCTATTTTTCCCGCTGATAGAAGCATTTATAATACACTTTGATAAAAATATGTAAAGAAGAGACATATTTGAGTTGGCTGGGTTACTAAAAGGTATTAATCCATAAAAATGTGTAAGGTAACATTCTCAGTAAGCATTTGGATTCGGATTCCTCATTCCTATTTTCCGTAGTATCATACTCACCCATTAGCAGCGCGGACCACACGGCCGTCACGCTGAACTGATTCTCGATTAACTTCGGCAGAAACACGGCAAAGCCCGATATGACCAGCCCTTCCGAAGCACCTGCCAGGTTGAGAAAGAAAAACGTCGGATTCTTCAGCAGTGCAGCGAGCGCTTTTGGGATTTCTCTAATTTTGGTAAACGTCTGCTTGCCCTGGTCGGCATCACCTTTGTGTGCCTCGGAAACTTTCTCCAGCTTTTCCGAGCCGGGAAGTGCCCGAGGGTAGCCCAGTATCGGTATCGCTAGCAGCAGACAGAAGGCAGCCATAAAAACGAATCCAATCCACCAGGCGCCTACCCAAACTTTGCTGTGAGGTGTAAGGCCCAAACTGAAACGATTCGACAGAGAACACGTGAATCAGAAAAATGGTAATTGATGAGGCACACCGGTATCGGAGTGAGACGAATCCTTCCAAACGTCACAGGTTGGTGTACCACGATACAATTCTATCGTATTCTAGCTATTAATAGGATTCTAGAGCGTTCGATTATTTATTGGAAGCGAATTTGCGGTTAAACTCCCCAAGGTTCACCGGTCGGTCTCGGCTATGAAATTGacataaaaactgaaaaattgctAAACGCCTGCACTCGTTAGGGACCCAACGTGACGATGTCGTTGAAAAACAGTAAAACGAAACACAAAAATAGGAGCATCCATTCATGTTAATCCACTTTCCCATACAGGATTACAACTGAATTTCACCATTCGGGCCATTTCATATTGTCTCACCAAACCTACTGACTAGGGGATCATCATGTGTCATAATTGTGGTGCAACAGGACGAAAGCAAATCCCGTGCGGAAGAGGAAAAAACAAAGGATCTGCCGAGTTCATGAAAAGGCAACCAGATTACATATTTCATGGAAAATACTgcgaaaagttaaataaaaatatgtgtttAATCATGATTTATTTTGATTCAATATAGTTTTGTTTCGTCGCAAGACATTGCTGCATATGTTTAGTTTAAAATTCCAAgattcggagtagaagaaaattttgtttgcagttttcagtaatTAGTCATTTAGTTAATAAGTTGTTCGACATTATTAAGACTCGATAAAATATTTCAGCTA
This genomic window contains:
- the LOC131428279 gene encoding solute carrier organic anion transporter family member 4A1; translated protein: MSSASLDGIIKENHNRTSTSFDTNMTMTLIEPVPKTVSSTVDESCATDKEQFNGIVEDGINEQQSAREAQEHNPAYYCGWFGMRPQWIQRFMTPKWALFWLCWAGAVQGLVVNGFINVVITTIERRFGLRSTQTGLVASGYDIASFLCLVPVSYFGGRLGSSKPRWIGWGVAVMGLGAFVFALPHFLVGQYRAANSEQNVCLAAASATELMINDTTAMAARLLLGESCALEGDLASNGGGEGSENLSWNVWFFFTAQLLLGAGASPLYTLGVTYIDENVSKKMSSVYLGIYYTMAVVGPAAGYVIGGQLLLFYTDMFVVDSSVLGLTPHSKVWVGAWWIGFVFMAAFCLLLAIPILGYPRALPGSEKLEKVSEAHKGDADQGKQTFTKIREIPKALAALLKNPTFFFLNLAGASEGLVISGFAVFLPKLIENQFSVTAVWSALLMGIITVPAGGGGTFLGGYLVKKLNLSCSGIIRFCLFATIFAALFTVCFFLSCPNLIFAGVTAPYFPQENLRTPVARSTEIFVLPKTLDNACNSKCSCSKMNYEPICGADGVMYYSPCHAGCTEEVNLENTKVYKDCACINATFGENEPYRSYDAVNTMCESQCNHLWMFVILCFLVMFFTFLATMPALSSTLRCVHDDQRSFALGIQWIKVRVLGTIPAPMIFGRLIDETCILWQESCDDHGACLVYDNAFMSKYMLLLALIGKVCSILFFFGAWFYYIPPKAMQSGCEEDSNKLQQVNGVANHVEKY